The Gloeobacter morelensis MG652769 genome contains the following window.
GAGATCCGCTGGGACGGCGCCACCAACCGCCTGCTGATGACCGGTCCTGCCCACAAGGTCTTCAGCGGCCTGCTTTAAGAACTTCCACGGCTCATTGAGCAGCTAACCTGAAGGCCAGGGCCTATAGAACCAGGGGTCATGGCCACCCGGTTGCGCACCCAGTATCTGCTTGCCTTTGCGCTGGCGGCCCTCGTGCCGGTGGCGGTCTTGGGGCTGGTTGAGTTTGTCCTGTTTCAACGCGCGCTGCCGGAGCGCGAACAGGAGATGCTCGACGATCACCTGCGCCTGGCGGACCTATTGGCGAGCAACCTGCGCTACGAATTAAACCTGGTGCTCGATCCGGTGCAAAAAGCCGCCGACCTGCGCTCGGCGCTCACCCGCCAGAACTCTGCCGGGCAAGATGGCGCGCTGGCGCGCTTGATGAGCACGACGCCGCTATTTCGCCATCTGCTGCTGGTGGATGGTCGCCGCCGGGTGATAGCGAGTGCCAAGCCGACGCTCTGGCGGGGCCAGGTCCTGCCGGCTTCGGTCTTCCCGATCGGCGGGGCGGCCGGACCGGTGTACTACTCACCGGTGTTCGCTTCGATCTACGACGGAGCGCCGCTTGCCGCCATCGCCGTCGCCTATCCGACCTTCGAGCGCGGTGCACTCGTCAGCCTGCTCGATCTAGGTATCATCGAGAGCCAGGTGCGCACGCAGTCCACCGCCAACCGCCGGATCTGGGTCGTCGACAGGACCGGCCGCCCCCTGGCCCACGCCCAGGGACAACTGGCGCCGAGCAGCACGGCCCTGGCGGATCTACCTCCAGTCCGGCAGGTGCTCAAAAATCAGCGCGGCACCGTCCGCTACGAACAATCCGTCGACGGCGAGCGGGTGGAGCAACTGGCGGCCTTTGCACCCAGCGTTCGGGGCGATGCGCGAGCGCATCGGCGCGGAGGCGGAGGCCAACCGCCGCCTGCTTGCCAACCTCACCGCCGAAAAAGACAAGCTCGAACTGGTCATCGAAGCGATCGCCGAAGGGGTGCTGGTCTACGATGCGTCCGGGCGCCTGCGCACTGCCAACCGGGCGCTCTGGTCGCTATTGGACAGCCCGCCGGGCACCCTGGCCCACTGGCGGGCACTGCGGCTGCGCGACGCCCTCGGTGAACCGGTCGCATCGGAGCGGACGGTTTTTGAGCGCGCCGTAGGTGAAGGCATTCTCGCAAGCGACCTGTACCGGCTGGATGGTCCCGGCGCCCAACCGCGGGTATTGCAGATTACCGCCGCCCCCCTGCGCACCGGCGAGGGCGAATTATTGGGCGGTGTTGCCGTGCTGCGCGACGTCACCGCCCAAAAAGAAAGCGAGCGGCTGCGCGATGATTTTGTCGCCACCCTCACCCACGATCTGCGCACGCCGCTACTGGCGGCGGTCCAGACCTTAGGATTTACGCTGGAGGGCCAGTATGGCCCCCTGAGCGACGGCCAGCAGCAGATTCTTTTGGCGGTCATCGAGAGCCACCGCGCACTGTTGGGTCTGGTGGAGAGCTTGCTGACCATCTACCGCTACGAAGCCGGGCGTATGCGCCTGCGCAAAGAGCCGACGGATCTGGCCGCCTTTGTGGGTCAGTGCATTGAGGAGTTGCGCCCCCTAGCCCAAAACCGCAACCAGACCTTGCTGGTGGAAGCGTCCCGGACGCTGCCCCCGGTGCCCTGCGACCGCCAGCAACTGCGGCGGGTGATCGTCAATCTGGTGGACAATGCCCTCAAATTCACCCCCACCGGCGGCCGGGTGCACCTGCGCCTGGAGCCTTGCGAGGGTGCGGTGCGCGTGGCAGTGCACGACACCGGCCGGGGCATTTCCCCCGAAAAAAGTGCGCTGTTGTTCGTGCGCTTTGCCCAGGCGGAGAGCTACGCCACCGGCACAGGGCTGGGGCTTTATTTGTGCCGGCAGGTCATCGAAGCGCACGGCGGGCGCATCTGGGCTGAGAGCGAACCGGGCCTCGGAAGCACGTTTTATTTCACATTGCCGCTTGCGGAGGGCCCATGACCCGGATCTTGATTGTCGAAGACCACGCCCTGATGCGCATCGGCTTGCGCCAGGTGCTCTCGCAAACTCCCGAATATGAAGTGGCGGGCGAAGCGGCGGACGGCGAGCAGGCCCTCGCCATGGCCCGCGCGCTGCAGCCCGACCTGGTGCTGATGGACCTGGGGCTGCCGGTGATGAGCGGCACCGAGGTGACGCGCATCCTCAAGCGCGAGTACCCGGCGATGCGCGTCCTTGCGCTGACTTCCCACGACGAGGACGAGAGTGTCTTTGGGGCTCTCGCCGCCGGGGCGGACGGCTACTGTCTCAAAGCGACCGCCGGGATCGCCAGCCGCCTGATCGCCGCCGTCGCCTCGGTGCGCGACGGGGCGGCCTGGCTTGATCCGGAGATTGCCGACCGGGTGCTGCGGGATCTGGGGCGCATCCCGCAGGCCGGGGCGGACAATCCGCTTTCTGATCGCGAGATGGAAGTGCTCAAGCTGATTGCCGACGGCCTCACCAACGCCGAAATCGGCCGGCGGCTCTACATCGCCTCCGGCACCGTGCGCGTGCACGTGAGCAACATCATCGCCAAACTCGGCGTCAACGACCGGGTGCAGGCCGCCGTGCGCGCCCTGCGCGAAGGCTGGATCCGTTAGCCCGCTGCCCATTCATCCGCAAATACGATCATCGGCCTATCTCCGGCGGCACACAGCCGCCTGCACAATACGACACCCGGCCTATGGGTGAATGGCCCCCGGCGCTCCTAGGCTGAGGATGCCACATTCATTCCAGGTGTCTATGGCAATCGCCAGCTCACCCATCCTGGCCGCGGCGGCGGCGGGACCGGCGGACGGCCAGATCGTCATGCTGCTCCTGATTCAGATTGCGGTAATCATCGCTCTATCTAGGGCGATGGGCCTGCTGTTCAAAAAAATCAGCCAGCCGCTGGTAATTGGCGAGATCGTCGCCGGGATCATGCTTGGTCCGTCGTTTTTCGGCATGATTGCCCCGGAGTGGTCGGCGATGCTCTTTCCGCCGGAGACGCTGCCCTATCTCAACATCCTCGCCCAGGTGGGGCTGGTGTTTTTTATGTTTCTGGTGGGGCTCGAATTTAATGCCGACAACCTCAAAGGCAAGGGGCACGCGGCGGTGGTCGTCTCCCACGTAAGCATCATCGCGCCGTTCTTTTTGGGGGCGCTCTTGGCGCTCTATCTCTACCAGTCGCTCTCCACCAGCGCCGTGCCGTTTACGTCCTTTGCCCTGTTTATGGGGGCGGCGATGTCGGTGACGGCCTTTCCGGTGCTGGCGCGCATTCTGACTGAGCGCAATTTACATAGAACTTACTTGGGGGCGATCGCCATCACCTGTGCCGCCGTGGACGATGTGACGGCCTGGTGTCTGCTCGCTTTTGTGATTTCGGTGGTGCGCTCGGGCGATGTGCTGGGGGCGGTGCCCACGACGCTTTTGGCGGTAGTCTACATCGGCTTTATGCTCACCGTGGGCCGGATGCTGCTCGCACGCCTGGCCGATTATGTCGAGAAAAGCAGCGACGGGCGGCTTACCCAACTGTGGGTAGCGGTCATTTTTATTGGCTTGATTGCCTCTGCCACGATCACCGAACTGATTGGCATCCACAACATCTTCGGTGCCTTTTTGTTCGGGGCGGTGATGCCCCAGCGCCGCATCTTCGTGCGGGATCTCGCGGAGAAGACCGAGGATTTTACGGTCGTCTTTTTGCTGCCGATTTTCTTTGCCTACACGGGTCTGCGCACCCAGTTCGGCCTACTCAACAACGAAGCGCTCTGGCTCGATTGCGCTCTGGTGATTTTCGCTGCCACCCTGGGCAAATTTGGCGGCACGACCCTCTCGGCGAAGCTCTCGGGTCTGGAGTGGCGCGAGGCTTCGGCACTGGGGGTGCTGATGAACACCCGCGGGCTGATGGAACTGATTATTCTCAACATCGGCCTGGACCTCGGGGTCATCTCGCCGGCCCTGTTCGCGATGATGGTGATCATGGCGCTGGTGACGACCTTTGCCACCACACCGATTCTGGAGTGGATTTATCCGCTCAATCGCTTCGGCGCCCCTGCGGCTGAGCCCGGTAGCGGGGAGGACGCCGTAGCATTAGCGGACCCTGAAACGACCTACACGATCGTCGTACCGGTAGCCAACCCCAGTTCCCAGCAGGGGCTACTGCACCTGGCCCGGGCGCTGGCAGGTCCGGCGCTGCCGGCGGCGCGCATCTACCCGATCCATCTGGTGCGCCTCGGAGATGAATACAGCTACGACAGTTTGCCCGAGCAGGCCGAGCAACTGGTAGAGCAGAGCCGCACCCGCCTGGGAGCACTGGTCGCCCGCGTCTTCGAGGACGCCCGCTACGTGCAGCCTTTAAGCCAGGTCTCAGACGACGTGCCTGCCGACATCTGCCGACTTGCCCAAAAGCACAGCGCCGATCTGGTCTTGCTGGGCTGGCACCGGCCGACATTTAGCCAGGATCTGCTGGGGGGCAACGTCCGGCCGATTCTGGAGGCCGCTTGCGCCGATGTGGCGGTCTATATCGACAGGGGCCTGACGATGGGAGCGGGCACGCGCATCGCTGTGCCGTATTCGGGCACGATCCACGACCGGCTGGCGGTCGAAATTGCCCTCAGGCTGGCGGTGGGCCACAATGCCGCCGTCCGGATCCTGCAGACCGTGCCGGTGAGCCGCGAGACGCGCGACCTGCTCGTCCTTTTCGAGCAGTCGATCGCCATCGAGATTTCGCCGCTCTTGAGCGATCCGCTCGGGGACATCGTCGAAGCGAGCCGCAAACACGATCTATTGGTGGTAGGCACCAGCGCTCAGTGGGGTCTCGATCGGCATATCTTCGGCAAGAGCACCGACGAGTTGGCCACCCGCTGCCAGACTTCGCTGCTCATCGTCAAGCACCACAAAGGGGCAACGCCCCACCTCGAAAATTTGCTTGCCGCCCGCGCGGCCGTTGCCGTTTCCGCCCAGGAGTGACCGCCATGAAAGCCAATCCCAGGACCGTCGTTCTCTACCTCGGCATGATCGGGTTTATCGTGCTCAGTTTCGGGGCCATCTCCAGCTACGGCACCACCTACCTGCGCGCTCCCCAGGCGATCGACGGCCGCTACGCCCTTTCAGGCCCCACCATCGACCGCTGTTTCGCCAAGCCGCCGCTGTTGATCGTGGGCCAATCGACAGGGCTACGATGATGTAGAAATCAGGGAGCTGAACACGGTGATCGTTTTCGGCCCCCGGCAGGTAGCTCAACTCAACACAGTCAAAGCCATGTCTGCAAATACAAATCTAGTTCACTCCTTAATTTCAGTCATTCGCTCACTTTCCCTCGAAGAACGTCAACTTTTGGAGGAGAAGCTATTTTTTGACAACGGAGAGCCATCGACGGCTGAATTACTTCGCCTGGCCGAACGTGGGGGTGGTTACGACTTTCTGCACAGCGAACCGGACCTGTACACTCTTGACGATGGAAAGCCTGTTTGATGTTGGTGAAAGGCGATGTGGTGCTGGTACCCTTCCCCTTTACCGATCTCACCCAGACGAAGATTCGTCCGGCAGTTGTACTCTGGTCCAGCCCGAGCAACATGGACACTTTGCTATGCTTTGTCACATCGCAACTGTCCGTGCCGGCACTACCCTCGGACGTGCTTATCGAAGAAACAGAACCAGAGTTTGCGAGTACTGGTCTGCGCGTTTCTTCCCGGATCCGTACGCTCCGAATGATGAGCCTTGATCGAGGCCTTGTCCTGCGACGGCTGGGTACCCTTGGACCTCAAACACTACAACAAGTCAACATAGTTTTGAAGCAGGCTTTGCAGTTGTAGAGTTCTGCTTTCAATTCACCCGAAAGACCTTCATTATCGAAATCCACAAATCGTGCGGTTTCGAATGAGCGCGGACACCGTCCCGACCGACGCCAGCAAAAATCTCTTGACCTGGGCGCTCAAGGGCAACGGTCTGTTGCACGGTCAGCTCATCGACGGGCGGATGCGCCTGGAAGGCAAAGCGAAGCTCGGCGAATGCAAAGCGCCGCAAACCCTATCGCTGGAGGCGGTGGTCGCCGACGGCCGATTGCAAGGCGAGATCCGTCTGGATGGATAGACTAGCCCCCTCTGCGGCGAGCGAAAAAGCGAGTAAGAACGCGGTTGCCGCATCGGTTTGAGGTGCGACCAGCAATTGAGGGTAGTTGCTCACGCCGCACCCAACCGGGTTTCAGGAATACAAACGATGCGATCGGGCTCAAAGGCATTGGACTCGATAGCAAAAAAGCGCCGCTCGACTTCTTCGAGCGCCCAGCCCGGGTAGTACAGTGTCCCGCAGTCCAGGCACAGTTCAGCAGGCATATCCGGTACTAAGAGGTGTTTGCCTTGCAAACTGTACAGGTATTCGACTTTACGTTTTTCTATGTGCTTGCCGCCGCAGTGATAACAGCAGTCATTCATAATTCATCTCCTCTTGCACGAGTCCAAGGATCGATAAACTTTGGTGGCTTTGGAATGTACACTGTGATAATCACAAGCTGATCTCCCCTGCATCCGCAGACAGCATGGATAGGGGTACTGCCAGCAAAACCGACCAGCAGGCAGCTTTCGCCTCGCCCCGTGTCCGGGTACTGTTCTAAGATAGTGCCATCAAGAAGTGCCTGCTTGATTTGCTTGACGGTCAAATTGTCTTCTTGTCGAGCGCGATCGGCATGAGAACTCAAAAGATATTCTCTGCGCTCAAGTTTCAGCCAAATTTGCTGGAGGTCCATGACTGTCTTGAATCTTTAGATTCTTATTCTAATGACGTCAGTGACATAAATATCGACAAATCACGCTTCGTCTCGTTTATTCTGAAGTAATTTTAACAATCGGCGATTCAGTTCGAAGAAAGGGTTGTCTT
Protein-coding sequences here:
- a CDS encoding cache domain-containing protein codes for the protein MATRLRTQYLLAFALAALVPVAVLGLVEFVLFQRALPEREQEMLDDHLRLADLLASNLRYELNLVLDPVQKAADLRSALTRQNSAGQDGALARLMSTTPLFRHLLLVDGRRRVIASAKPTLWRGQVLPASVFPIGGAAGPVYYSPVFASIYDGAPLAAIAVAYPTFERGALVSLLDLGIIESQVRTQSTANRRIWVVDRTGRPLAHAQGQLAPSSTALADLPPVRQVLKNQRGTVRYEQSVDGERVEQLAAFAPSVRGDARAHRRGGGGQPPPACQPHRRKRQARTGHRSDRRRGAGLRCVRAPAHCQPGALVAIGQPAGHPGPLAGTAAARRPR
- a CDS encoding PAS domain-containing sensor histidine kinase, with product MRTANRALWSLLDSPPGTLAHWRALRLRDALGEPVASERTVFERAVGEGILASDLYRLDGPGAQPRVLQITAAPLRTGEGELLGGVAVLRDVTAQKESERLRDDFVATLTHDLRTPLLAAVQTLGFTLEGQYGPLSDGQQQILLAVIESHRALLGLVESLLTIYRYEAGRMRLRKEPTDLAAFVGQCIEELRPLAQNRNQTLLVEASRTLPPVPCDRQQLRRVIVNLVDNALKFTPTGGRVHLRLEPCEGAVRVAVHDTGRGISPEKSALLFVRFAQAESYATGTGLGLYLCRQVIEAHGGRIWAESEPGLGSTFYFTLPLAEGP
- a CDS encoding response regulator, encoding MTRILIVEDHALMRIGLRQVLSQTPEYEVAGEAADGEQALAMARALQPDLVLMDLGLPVMSGTEVTRILKREYPAMRVLALTSHDEDESVFGALAAGADGYCLKATAGIASRLIAAVASVRDGAAWLDPEIADRVLRDLGRIPQAGADNPLSDREMEVLKLIADGLTNAEIGRRLYIASGTVRVHVSNIIAKLGVNDRVQAAVRALREGWIR
- a CDS encoding cation:proton antiporter; the encoded protein is MAIASSPILAAAAAGPADGQIVMLLLIQIAVIIALSRAMGLLFKKISQPLVIGEIVAGIMLGPSFFGMIAPEWSAMLFPPETLPYLNILAQVGLVFFMFLVGLEFNADNLKGKGHAAVVVSHVSIIAPFFLGALLALYLYQSLSTSAVPFTSFALFMGAAMSVTAFPVLARILTERNLHRTYLGAIAITCAAVDDVTAWCLLAFVISVVRSGDVLGAVPTTLLAVVYIGFMLTVGRMLLARLADYVEKSSDGRLTQLWVAVIFIGLIASATITELIGIHNIFGAFLFGAVMPQRRIFVRDLAEKTEDFTVVFLLPIFFAYTGLRTQFGLLNNEALWLDCALVIFAATLGKFGGTTLSAKLSGLEWREASALGVLMNTRGLMELIILNIGLDLGVISPALFAMMVIMALVTTFATTPILEWIYPLNRFGAPAAEPGSGEDAVALADPETTYTIVVPVANPSSQQGLLHLARALAGPALPAARIYPIHLVRLGDEYSYDSLPEQAEQLVEQSRTRLGALVARVFEDARYVQPLSQVSDDVPADICRLAQKHSADLVLLGWHRPTFSQDLLGGNVRPILEAACADVAVYIDRGLTMGAGTRIAVPYSGTIHDRLAVEIALRLAVGHNAAVRILQTVPVSRETRDLLVLFEQSIAIEISPLLSDPLGDIVEASRKHDLLVVGTSAQWGLDRHIFGKSTDELATRCQTSLLIVKHHKGATPHLENLLAARAAVAVSAQE
- a CDS encoding type II toxin-antitoxin system PemK/MazF family toxin, whose protein sequence is MLVKGDVVLVPFPFTDLTQTKIRPAVVLWSSPSNMDTLLCFVTSQLSVPALPSDVLIEETEPEFASTGLRVSSRIRTLRMMSLDRGLVLRRLGTLGPQTLQQVNIVLKQALQL
- a CDS encoding YgiT-type zinc finger protein, with translation MNDCCYHCGGKHIEKRKVEYLYSLQGKHLLVPDMPAELCLDCGTLYYPGWALEEVERRFFAIESNAFEPDRIVCIPETRLGAA
- a CDS encoding DUF4258 domain-containing protein; amino-acid sequence: MDLQQIWLKLERREYLLSSHADRARQEDNLTVKQIKQALLDGTILEQYPDTGRGESCLLVGFAGSTPIHAVCGCRGDQLVIITVYIPKPPKFIDPWTRARGDEL